From the genome of Brassica napus cultivar Da-Ae unplaced genomic scaffold, Da-Ae ScsIHWf_1098;HRSCAF=1563, whole genome shotgun sequence, one region includes:
- the LOC125595919 gene encoding ATP synthase subunit beta, chloroplastic, with translation MRINPTTSDPAVSIREKNNLGRIAQIIGPVLDVAFPPGKMPNIYNALVVKGRDTLGQEINVTCEVQQLLGNNRVRAVAMSATEGLKRGMDVVDMGNPLSVPVGGATLGRIFNVLGEPVDNLGPVDTLTTSPIHKSAPAFIDLDTTLSIFETGIKVVDLLAPYRRGGKIGLFGGAGVGKTVLIMELINNIAKAHGGVSVFGGVGERTREGNDLYMEMKESGVINELNLADSKVALVYGQMNEPPGARMRVGLTALTMAEYFRDVNEQDVLLFIDNIFRFVQAGSEVSALLGRMPSAVGYQPTLSTEMGSLQERITSTKKGSITSIQAVYVPADDLTDPAPATTFAHLDATTVLSRGLAAKGIYPAVDPLDSTSTMLQPRIVGEEHYETAQQVKQTLQRYKELQDIIAILGLDELSEEDRLTVARARKIERFLSQPFFVAEVFTGSPGKYVGLAETIRGFNLILSGEFDSLPEQAFYLVGNIDEATAKATNLEMESKLKK, from the coding sequence atgagaaTAAATCCTACTACTTCGGATCCAGCGGTTTCAATACGTGAAAAAAACAACCTGGGACGTATTGCCCAAATCATTGGTCCGGTACTGGATGTAGCCTTTCCCCCGGGCAAGATGCCTAATATTTACAATGCTCTGGTGGTTAAGGGTCGAGATACGCTTGGTCAAGAAATTAATGTGACTTGTGAAGTACAGCAATTATTAGGAAACAACCGAGTTAGAGCTGTAGCTATGAGCGCGACCGAGGGTTTAAAGAGAGGGATGGACGTGGTTGATATGGGAAATCCTCTAAGTGTTCCAGTCGGCGGAGCGACTCTAGGACGAATTTTCAATGTACTTGGGGAACCTGTTGATAATTTAGGTCCTGTCGATACTCTCACAACATCTCCTATCCATAAATCCGCGCCTGCTTTTATAGACTTAGATACAACCTTATCTATTTTTGAAACAGGAATTAAAGTAGTAGATCTTTTGGCCCCTTATCGTCGTGGGGGAAAAATCGGACTATTCGGTGGGGCTGGCGTGGGTAAAACAGTACTAATTATGGAATTGATCAACAACATTGCCAAAGCTCATGGTGGTGTATCCGTATTTGGTGGAGTAGGCGAACGAACTCGTGAAGGAAATGATCTTTACATGGAAATGAAAGAATCTGGAGTCATTAATGAACTAAACCTTGCGGACTCCAAAGTAGCCCTAGTCTACGGTCAGATGAATGAACCGCCGGGAGCTCGTATGAGAGTTGGTCTGACTGCCTTAACTATGGCAGAATATTTCCGAGATGTTAATGAGCAAGACGTACTTCTATTTATCGACAATATCTTCCGTTTTGTACAAGCAGGATCCGAGGTATCCGCTTTATTGGGTAGAATGCCTTCTGCTGTGGGTTACCAACCCACCCTTAGTACCGAAATGGGTTCTTTACAAGAAAGAATTACTTCTACGAAAAAAGGGTCCATAACCTCTATTCAAGCAGTTTATGTACCTGCAGACGATTTGACTGACCCTGCTCCTGCCACCACATTTGCACATTTAGATGCGACTACCGTACTATCAAGAGGATTAGCTGCTAAAGGTATCTATCCAGCGGTAGATCCTTTAGATTCAACGTCAACTATGCTACAACCTCGAATCGTTGGCGAGGAACATTATGAAACTGCGCAACaagtaaagcaaactttacaacGTTACAAGGAGCTTCAGGACATTATAGCTATCCTGGGGTTGGACGAATTATCCGAAGAGGATCGCTTAACCGTCGCAAGAGCACGAAAGATTGAGCGTTTCTTATCACAACCTTTTTTCGTAGCAGAAGTATTTACAGGTTCTCCGGGAAAATATGTTGGGCTAGCGGAAACAATTAGAGGGTTTAATTTGATCCTTTCCGGAGAATTTGATTCTCTTCCTGAACAGGCCTTTTACTTAGTGGGTAACATCGATGAAGCTACTGCGAAGGCTACGAACTTAGAAATGGAGAGTAAATTGAAGAAATGA